The nucleotide sequence TTAACTGCAATTCTTTCCTACACTGTTACCAAACAAACATATTACCCTCATGTTCATCGAGTTACTTCCAGAATTAAACACTGCCACCAAACTAGTTAATTAAGTCTAAACAATTGTTTTCATGGCCGTTTCCACGTAAACTATAATGAAAAAACTCAATTgccaaatttaaaatttcttaaacacgTTCCTTAATCTccaataaatatttcaattctTGCATTCTTGATTTTCAactgagttaaaaaaaaaaaaattgaccaacATTTGACTTTAAAACGTATGGCTTTAATTGTTGCTTATATGAGATTGATTTTGTTGGTGAGTAAAATCTTATTAACTTTTTACTAAGAATAAAAATTCTTGAGTTATCTAAGAAAGTGGGGGTGTTGACAAATCTAGTGACAAAGTGAATGAATGGATAAACTACTATGCAGGATGATGGAAGGAAGAAGATAGGAGAACAGTTAAATTAAGCTAACGCCGTTTGGACAGAGGGATATCAGGGCCGTTCCTAGAGTTTTACGGGTCTTGGGCATAGTATGAAAAAAGGGCCATTTGTATtacatcatttttcttttcttccgataaatgatgaatgagacatgtATTAGTTATAGTGGTTGACATACATCCCAGCTATGCTGGCACCCCAAGTCACTATAATACGATATTTTGACATCCCAGCTATGCTGACACCCCAAAATATTGTTTGTCAAATACACCTCAttctatatattattaataaaaaggaaaaacaaaacaaaaaagttgggGGGGCCGAACCTAACCCAACAAAGTTAAAGTAAAATTATAGGTATGGATACCAACCTAtctatagagaaaaaaaactcTAATAAAACTATGACTTATAGATATAAACCATCATTGAGAATATACAATAGTTGCACAAAATATCCAAAAAACTTCTCTTTTACTCGtgaagttaaaagttgtttttttgagcTTTTTGAGATGCAAAATCATTTATAATGACATCAACATCAATATTCTTCGACATTTCCTTCTCAATTGACAAAGTAGCCAAACCGTTCAATCTATCTTGTGACATTGATGACCTCAAGTAGGTTTTAATCAACttcaattttgaaaaacttctcTCTGTTGATGCTACAGTCACGGGCACCGTCAATAAAACTCTGTAAACAATTGCTACATTTGGATAACAATCTGCAAGTCTGACAAATTTAAGAATATCCAAGGCATTCATTGTTTCAGTCGGCAAAGTGCATTGTAACACTTTTAATTCTGAGAAAAGATCGTGAACATCAACATCTGATAAATCGCCATGAGAAAAAGTTGAGTGAAATTTAACACAACATTCGTTCAACTCATTATCATCCAAAAACATTAACTTTTGTGAATCATACAAAAACCCAAAGACACTCTCAAATGTCTTCAATTCTTCAAATCTAGTTTTCAAAGAAGTAATtgtcatatcaacaacaacaagaaaataGTTAACTCTAAATGATTCTTCCGGTGATTGATTTTCATGTTCCTCATTATTCtctccaaaatattattttttaatcacaCGACGTTTTGTTTGAAAGATGGGCTCAACATTCATTTCAAGAGCAACACTTTTTGCAAGATCAATACTTTTTGTAAAACCTTCCTTtcgatattttttaaaatatgacaaCATATTTTCCAATTGTTTTATGGTAGAGTCGATGCTCATGGACTTAGATTGCAACTTTTTGCTAACAGTGTTAACagcaaataaaatatcataccaaacaaccacaccaagcaaaaattcaaaattttctaGTGCATTAATCAAACTCTCCGCCTCACTCTTTGTCTTTGCATCATTATCACAAGATTCATATAATTCTGACAAAGCCAATCTTATTTGGGGACATTGAAATCTAATGGCTTTGACACTCTTAATTCGACTTTCCCAACGAGTATTAGACAAATATTTCAAAGCCAATCTTTATTGTATTATTTGACATATTCACACAACGAATTATAAGAGTCATTTGTTCTTGATGACTCAAATCAGGGGTACAATCAAGAATTACCGAAAAGTATTTTGCCTCTTTAACGATGTTGATGATTGACCTTGTAACACTTTGTGACAAAAgcaaaataatttcattttgaattttatgtCCAAGATAATGTTTATGAATTTCACGATTCTCAGCGCGTCTCACATGATCTTGCATTACCAAATCAAATTCCGCAATCATTTCAATTAATCCAAGAAAATTACCATTACTATCTTGACTTAATTTTTCTTTGGATCCTCGAAATGCAAGATCATTCTTAGCAAGACATTTCACAACTGAAACTATTCTACGTAAAACTAGTCTCCAACGctctttttctttcacaatTTCTTCTTGCAAGTGTTTATCAATTGTCTGATTTTTATCAAATCTCATTCTCAATTCATTCCAAGTATTCATATTACTCATATGTTCGACACCATTTTCATGTTGTTTGAGTCTTTGACTAATATGCTTCCAATCATTTAAACCCTCAGTTGCAAGTAAACTCAAGTTACTAGAGGTAGAAGATTTAaacaatttacaacaaaaacaatatactTTGTCAACATGTTTGCAATAAACTAGCCACTTTCGATCACTAATCTCACCATTACTTAATTTTCTTGAATAATTCGCATATGAGAAATACCTAGAGTATTTGTCATTGGgaaaattaagattcatttctCGAATAGGTCCCTTTTCAACTAGAATATCCCTTGAGGTGTTATCAAGATTCTCTCAATTTGTTGGatcataaatatcaaaatgagGATCATCaccaaaattttcaatattatatgcatttggcacattattaggaacatttgaattatcatcaatttcCTCATTTTCATGATCCAAattttcattgttgttgttttccaaATTTGGCACATCATTAGGAACATTTTCTTGGGTATCTAcctttttgaaaacaaatttatCAAGAGCCCCTTGTTGTGATTTTATTAGCTCTTCATttcgttttcttttttttcgtttttcacTACCAGACAAATGTTTTTTAGGCAacatcttaaaataaatcagatACTCAATAAAAAccaatacaaacaaacaaaaaagaaaaaccatatTAGTACTAGTAGTAAGTGAAGTAGAGAGCAATAGCACCTTAAAATAGACCGAAGTTTTAGCACCTTAAAATAGACTGAAGTTTTAGCACCTGAAAATAAAAgtacaacaaaaaacaaaagaaatatatcaacacttaattaagcaaaaatcaagaattgaattgaaaaaaaatatatatacaaaaatcacGTGTACATgtacaaacaaaacaattaattaaaaaaatatatcaaaaataaaaaatgattgtcATATGTATGGTACGTGAAGTGAACTCTTAAATCAATATCATGCTATATGCTTTTAAGCTTTTTGGTGTACAGTACAAATCATGttatatggaaaaataaaaaattcaattggaaaaatcataaatcattcaattagaattttaaaattcaacacCTGAAGCAATTAGATAATTGAAACAATGATTATCAAAGAGAAttggaataagaaaaaaaaatataattagaatTCAACACTTGAAGCAATTAGAGAATTGAAACAATATTATCAAATAGAATtggaataagaaagaaaaaaaaaaacctaaaacaaTTCACCTGGAGAGAAGAGAATGACTGATTTTGTAaccttttggtttttctttttaggtTTCTTTTTTCATCTGTCTTTCTAGTTGCTCAAAAGAagtttttgtttgtgtgttaGTTGGGCCCTTTCCATTATTTTCCTCTTTATTGGGTCTttccacgttttttttttctgttttattccTAATGGGCCGATAAAATGATTCAGAATTAGGCCTGCTGGTACGAATTACTATACGCATCCCACTTTTTCCTTAGCTTTGCTATATACacccccctaaaaaaaaattagggccCCCTACGAGCATGagccctaggccgtcgcactcgcGGCCTATGCCTAAGGCCGGCCCTGGAAGATATCTATTTAGTGAAAATTTAAGGGAGATAAGTGTCTATTTAATAAATAGAGGGGTGTTAGTGATATTTGAGGAAAACTTAAGGGAGAttagggctggaaatgagtcgagtcgaaccgAACTTGCCTGAGCTCGGCTCGAttcgataagaattggttcggctCGAAACTCGGCTTGAGTTTGACACGAACTATTTTTTCAGctcgagttcggctcgtttaaaaTTCACGAACAGTTCGGTTCGGCTCGTTACGGTTGCTCAActcgtccaaaaaaaaaagttaaattatagatctttgatattatatatatatatatattaaaattaaatattgaattaaaataaaagttcccACAAGCATGCATATAAtagacataaattatataaagttaaagGTTGCATAAATACGAAAAAAAATATCTGATACAAGTAACAAAGacaaaaaatccaacaaaattcaaTAAGCTGTGAACAAAATTCAATTCCCTTCAAGACAAAATTGTATTCGGCcacatttgaattaaaaaaaatttaaaaactaactcaaattgatttatatatataatcgataattgAGTCATCTCATGAACCGAACGAGTCGAACTATATGtagctcaagttcagctcatttaattaacgaacttaattttcagctcaagtcCAGCTCATTAGGTttatgaaccaagttcaacggaTTAAATATCGAGTCGAATGTCGAACTATaatcgagttggttcggttcattgccagCCCTAAGGAAGATGAATGTAATTTAcgcgtaattttttttatagtaatatTTTTACACGTTAAGAGAGTGATTACTTGAGAGAGAAGAGACAAAATCATTATATCACCAAAATACAATGTTATTTAAAGGAAATTCCAGTTTCCTTTGGCTTAAGGTTTGTGTTGAGAAAAAGGTAAATCCCATGCTCAAAGAGAGAACTTTTGATGAAGTTTGGCAAGGTGAGGCAGCAACTAactagaaaggaaaaaaataggatttttttttggtaaaaagggaaagaaaaaaaaaaggataaactCAGTATTACGTGCTAgctttctgttttattttaaatttgtgaaATTTGAGTGATAAAAGGTATAAAACTacataatttttggattttttttgaatgacaacCTGCTTTTAAGGATTGAACATATAACATCGTTAAAACTCTTAAGTAAAGTTTATCATctcataaaatttgaataattggTCTCTACAAATTACATTAAAAACAACTAAGTTATAGTTATTATACACCATAAAACTAAATGCACACTAATTTTGTGGTTACCTTGCTAAACTGTGAATTTTAACGGGTTATATGGACCAACAAAGATAATTTGGTGGgataaattaactttttttttttttttttgaaaatgtgtgttttaaaaaaaatgaaaaatatgtgtCGTTAGCctttctcattttatttttgtagataTGTCAACTTTATTTCTgacggattttttttttattttccatgtcCTTTATTGATTTCACTTGttcaattttgattgatttttcttaacTTAGCACAAACTTAGTGATGTATCGACTTAAACCTAAAATTTTGTCCTTAACCAAAACCAAAGAAAAACACATGTAATCAAAGCTACTGATTCAACTAGTCTGGATGATACTTAAATGAGTTCTTCtatctcaatcaattttatctAAGATCAGGATCTAAATCTTAATTACTTGTTTAAGGCGTTCATATAATTACCACTCATATCAACCACAAAATGATAATTAACAATCACTTCAATGTAACATTACTTGATCATCTTTCATTTCTCTTCAAGTTTTTCTCCCACATTGTGATTTAACTTTTTTACTTttacaaagaatttgaaattcatAATATCAGGGGTATAATCGACATTCCATACAAAGCGTGCACCAAAATCCACCGTACAATCCACCCCAGTACAACTTCACAGCACAAACAACAACCCACATTCTTAGCATCCTTGCATGTGTACGTATCcaccaacaaacaaaaaacagagCAGAAACAGAGCAAAATAAAAACCTTACCTTTCGTTCTCTAACTTTCAATCTTTACACATTCCATGATACCCTTTTAAGCATTTTGCACTTCCCTTCATTTGGGTAAGTGAAAGTTTCTTCCTTTACCACTTTTTCAATACTCAAGTTCTTACCTTTAACCCTTGTTTAGCTTAgtagtgaaaaaaaaatatggaaggaGAAAGTAACAACAAAGAGAACAGTTCTAAGCTAGCATCATATGAAGCTGAAGGAACCAGTAACCATGATGTTTCTGAGGAACATCACATTCAAAACCAATACTTTGGAAGAAGTGGGATAGAGTGGAATTTCTTACCAAAACTACCTCAAAATAACTATGTTGAATATCTCTCTGAATCCTCATGTTATCTTCCAAATACTGCCACAACAGCTGAGTATAATATGATTGGGAATAGCCATTATCACACTCTTGGTAGTAGCAGCAGCAGTTTCAATGATCCTGGAAAAGCTGATTTTGGTTTTAAGCTGATTGATTCTTCAAGTcatgattttggtgttaggaAGGTAAAGTTAatgaatggaagaaaaaaaaaactagtattttcaaatttatgtgaggttttgaaattgatgattttttttttgttgtgttttgttttcagCGTGCAGGGCTTTGGAGAAGTGatgaaggagaggaagaagctCATAAATTTGAAACTGGAAGTAGTCAAAATCTCCACTATGCTGAGGTTAGTTAATTGAGGTCTTTCAAGCATCTAGTAGTAGTACATTTCTTATGAATATTTCAAgcatttcaatattttaaagatTCTTCACCATTCTGAAATTTATGattaatgttttttcttatagtAGTAGTACAAGCACTTACTGTATAAGTGCATATGTATAAACTACTTATATAACAAAAGATGTaagtaataagttgttttcataagttatattATGGAGACcttattaaaataagttaaaaaaaaaacttgtgaatatgtcataagttgttttcaaaatCTATCTTGAAGAGCTTaaggaaataagctgaaaaaaacttatgaacattcataaactgtttttgtAAGATCTCTTcaagagtttatggaaataagatgaaaaaaaCATATGGAATGTCATAGACTGTTTTCAGAAGCTCTTATgaagagtttatggaaataagctaaaaaaacATACGGACAtgtcataaattgtttttataagctcttTCAAATAGCTTCACGTTTGCATATGTGTTATGTCACTATgcaagttcaaataagtcaatctaaaCATAACTTATAGTGTTATTGTAATAATTTTGTAATAGGGTCATGCAACATGGACACCTGATTCTGTTGGAGATAAGCAATATGGTTCACAATTTGATCATATGGGAGTAGTTGCTGCACCTTCTTTACTTCCAAATCCAAAATCAGGAGGCAGCTCCACAAAACAGAAAAGTGAGAAAACACGTTACAGTGACCGTGTAAGTAAAAGGTTTTCTATCTCTGATAAAATCATAACGGCCACATTCAAAATGCAGATATATACCACATATGATATCATTAAGTTCAATACTATGCTATGCTCTTGTCAACTAGTTAACAATCTTATTCCAATTCATCAACacaattttgtttctttcttacCGTGTACTCTTTGAATATAGCAACGCAGGCAACGTATTGCTGATAACCTCAAAGCTTTACATGAATTGCTGCCGACTCCACATGTGGTAATCTGTTGTTTATGATTTAAGATTAGTTTTCAAAGGTGTattgaataagttatttaagtagctaattttttgGGACCAAATTTAAGTAGCTCATAtatgttgaattttaatttgCAGGGTAGTCAAGCTTACATATTGGATGATATCATTGACTATGTTAAATACTTGCAGATTCAAGTGAAGGTACCTTTTCAGAcctaaactatttttttgaatggcaaatATTAGTAGttagttgttagattagttttttttcttctttatccgGGTTTGAACGTTGTGATCAATTTCACATAGATAATCTACAATAGCTAAAGAAAGTTGTTCCTTTGCAGGAACTAAGTGGAAGTAAATTGCAAGCTGATTCAAATTCTATACCACTAGTTTTCCATGAGGTACACATCTTCCCTTAATTTCAgtagatatattatatattgcatcACTGTGAATTTGTGTGCTTGCCCAAATTCTGCTCCATGCAAATAATTTCTTGAGTATTTTCATAGTTACAGATATGTTGTTATTTGTACAGTTCATAGGAAATGTTCTAATCTAGACCGTTGTATGTAAATACAAGTTGTACATCGTAAACCTTAAGcttaaaataatagaaaagaaCTGCAGCCACTCTGCCGTTAGATGTAGGCACAATTGACCGAACTTCATTACTAAAAATCATGTGTCCATTCATTGACTGCAGAGTTTGCTATGTTTAATTTACAGGGTTATGGGCATTATATAAAGGAACAGGTGTTGAATGAGCCTCTTGAAGAGATAATGGGGAATCTACTTGAAGTAAATTCAGCAGCAACATGTCAGCTACTTGAAAACAAAGGTCTTGTTCTGCTGCCTATTGCTTTGGTTGATGAACTGAACCAGGCTATGCAATGGTTGAACCAAGCTAGCTagataactattttttttttcttttctgcattatggttgatttatattttgtatgttTGGATTATTAGGTATGTGAACCAAGCTAACTCTTGAAAATCTATGGTACTCAGAGGTGGTGTGTGTTACTGTTTCTTGTTTCTGTGTTGGGATTTGTTCGGTTATGAAACTTGCATGAAAAGTAAGATAGGACACAGGACTTATTTGTGACCGGTGATTTAGTTCATGGTTTCAAAATGTTTCACATGTTGATTTAAATTTAGAAGGAATATTCAATTTTCATTGagtgcattttattttatgtttctaGAGATTTCATATTAAATCAAGACTAAAGGTGATTCTAGTCTCTGAGAAAATATGCTGCACCCAGATTggtttttcaaaggaaaaaagcCATCGAGAATTTAAAAGCATAACAAATTTAGTCACTTTATTTATGCCAACACGTTGAGCAGCAAAGGAATAACATATTTTAAGTAGATGGTCAAGAGTTCGATTCTAAATCCTTCATGTGGAGAAAATCCAGTTGAGATGGAAGCACTCGCCTTGTTTTATGACGGATAAATTTTGCAATGGAAATTAGTCGGTGTTACAATGAGTAttggcttcttcaaaaaacTCTTCCACTCAAACCAACCTTATATCCCCTATAAACACATAATTACAATGAGTATTTTCTTCTTTAGATAAATCTTTATCCCTATATCGGTCcatttcttcttccctcatttcTCTCTCACTTGTATGATAGATTacgaagcacggatacggataTGGACACGAACACGAGACACAACACAAATAGTAACACGTcaacaccgctaataatttaaaaaaattatataatttaatatccGACACCGGGACACGTCTAATCCAAATAGTGTATGTACTTCATAAATGATAGATAAGCCAAACATTTATGCAATACTATACCATTTGGAAACTCATGGCAGTATTGCTGAAAAATAGTGGTTATACCCACTAACTGTTACAATATTAGAAAACAATGCAGCAATTTATGGATGAAACCACCACCAAGTTATATTATTTAGAACACGTAAGTAGTGCAAACTAAAGTACTATTTATATCTTATATATTTCCGAAGCAGTGGTAGGACATAATCACAATTGAATGTTTTGAATATTTCTCTTCACAAACGATAATAGTTCTGTAATATAAGTGCACTTTGAAATATAAGTGCTACATTATCTCATACTCCAGCACATTGAAATAACGTTATATACTACTAAATTATCTACATTCAATTGATATTGGAAAATTGAGGACGGAATATGTACTATTCTAATTTTGTACCCACTAATACTGAAGAATATCAACAAATGCTATAGTTAATTTACTTGTCTCTTCTATATGATGTTACACCCATAACAAGCAGTGAAATTctctcaattaatttttttggattacTTTAAATTTTGGAGATTCATTCGAGCActaaattttagttttatttgagaATAATTCCAGCTTCATAATTTATATTACAAAATATTTACATACATACCCTTTTGATtgtgaaaattaattaaaaaaatttagtccaATCAAGAACCCTTACCACTATTATCAGTGTTGTAAGATCACTCTAATCTATCAATGTCAACCTTAAAATTGGACACACTATTGCTATTTATCGAACATGAAAACAGATGGATTTATATGATAATTTATAGAAATTGAACTGCACATTGAAAATGAAGTTGGAATTAATTCATTGCAGCTGGGGGAATAAAACATGGTAGGGTGTATGCAGTGAACAATGACCTTTCATACTAAGTTGGATCAATTAGAACAAAGTATCAATTATATTAATGTATCCTGTTACGaatctaaatatatattttgttcacTATTAGTACTCTATAACCTTCGATCTCATATCTTAAAAAGTTACAAAGTACTTTTCCTTACAGTTCATCAGAACAAATGCACTTCACTTAGGTCATGATTCTATTTCACATCATCGTTTCTATGCAATTATATTATACGGAAGaataaatcaattaatcaaATGACATGGACATTGTCTAGTGATGCccagataataataataataatactgaatttttttcttaaataaaaaaaaaattaatgccgGAATTTTTTGCTAACTCAACTTAATttagtaaataggcaattaccccctgaaattgtaagtttcatcaattaccctctgaaattaacaaaatttcaattaccccctaaaaattaactgttaattgtttgctttaatatcttttgaatcaaggataagaaaaaaaaacataaattttcaaattcggagggcattttgcacataagtgcaaaacttcaggggggtatttgcaaaatgtcatgttgactaacagaagaacTTGACagaggtaaattgattaacgttgtgcaatttcagagggtaattgaagttttgttaattttatgggGTAATTggcgaaacttacaatttcagggggtaattgtcTATTCACTCCAACTTAATTACTTCGTTAGTTTCTTTTCAAGTGTTGTTTGATGTATAAACTTTTGTTAATATTTAACTGTCGTTTTGATACTTTAATGGTAAAATTTGTCAATTGAGATATTTCTTAATTATACTCactcatttttaataaaactaattaatgttatgtATTTGCAAAATTcaagtttattttttgaaacaaaatttaagctttttttttttatttgcaagtTTAAACTTACatgaaacaaaattttgttaaccATAACAATGATTccataaaaagttaaaattctataaataagattattaacattgttaaaaatttcaaaatcaaaatagaagaacaattttgatggaaaaaacaaaaaaactttatCAATGATCGAAGAGAATAAAGAGTTGAAGAAAGAGGACTCAACAATTTTATTGGAAATAGAGTgtgtgaaaaaaatatgaattttttggaGAGGTGAAGTGTATCAGAATTGCTTGTTATAGTAGAAAAGACGAGGCatcaaatttattgaaaagaaatagtatatttagaagaaaaagaaaagaagttatTAGTGGATTAAAATAAGGAGAATggcttgaccaaaaaaataaataaacaaggaGAATGATAACCGGTGCCTCAAGGACATTGGTTAAGAATTCAAAACaagtaaattttattgaaaagttgTGCAATTATTATCTgatcaaaagtaacatcttatattttcaagacaaaatttctatttataaaTTCCTTAATTATTATCTTGAGGACGGtgggttaacaagacccttaaaataaaagtataatagaaagaaataaaaactccAAACATTCTTTTCTTTAATATGAGTGCACTATTCCAAAACCACATTTAAAAGAAACAGTAAGAGTACCTCACTAGAAGTTAATTtccatccttaaaaaaagaagaagttaatTTCCTTATGCGGTTTCAATTTTTACAAGGGgatcataacaaaaaaatgtgCGTATTTAAAGAGACAAACAAGATATTTAAGCCATTTTACccctaaaaaaagtatataagccatttttttacaagttatTTACCTCAAGCGGTTTCAATTTGTAAAAGATTTACAAGCAATTTAATTACCAATTTGTCTTAGGAAATTATTTaccaaaattaaaatcacaAGGAGATGATGATCAACTctattcaaaaaattatttgtgaAACGAATTCTTTAGAAATGATCCATCTTCTTCAACATTCATATCACTCATATATGCACGTACATGCTTCtttgttgatgatttattttttgtttaaagagTATAGTCCTAGCATTTCTTTCCAACATATAAGAGGGAAACTACTACGTTGATTTCTTGAATAAGCTCTGTCGCTCTTTAAAGTTAGGTGTGATCTTTTGATAGACTCTTCTATCGGAGTTAAAGACTGTATTGACACTTGATGCAGACCTAGTCTTGTTCCTAGTCTTTTCCTGTCatttctaaaaaagaaaaaatttacaaggagaTGGtcatatattgaaaatataagcGGGAGAGGAAAGTTTGGTATCCAGCAAGAATGAAACTTCTTTTTTTGGGCAAGAGGGAAACTTTTTTGTCGTATTAGTTGAGTCAACCATGATGTCATAAA is from Medicago truncatula cultivar Jemalong A17 chromosome 1, MtrunA17r5.0-ANR, whole genome shotgun sequence and encodes:
- the LOC11431276 gene encoding transcription factor bHLH7 isoform X1; this encodes MEGESNNKENSSKLASYEAEGTSNHDVSEEHHIQNQYFGRSGIEWNFLPKLPQNNYVEYLSESSCYLPNTATTAEYNMIGNSHYHTLGSSSSSFNDPGKADFGFKLIDSSSHDFGVRKRAGLWRSDEGEEEAHKFETGSSQNLHYAEGHATWTPDSVGDKQYGSQFDHMGVVAAPSLLPNPKSGGSSTKQKSEKTRYSDRQRRQRIADNLKALHELLPTPHVGSQAYILDDIIDYVKYLQIQVKELSGSKLQADSNSIPLVFHEGYGHYIKEQVLNEPLEEIMGNLLEVNSAATCQLLENKGLVLLPIALVDELNQAMQWLNQAS
- the LOC11431276 gene encoding transcription factor bHLH7 isoform X2 yields the protein MEGESNNKENSSKLASYEAEGTSNHDVSEEHHIQNQYFGRSGIEWNFLPKLPQNNYVEYLSESSCYLPNTATTAEYNMIGNSHYHTLGSSSSSFNDPGKADFGFKLIDSSSHDFGVRKRAGLWRSDEGEEEAHKFETGSSQNLHYAEGHATWTPDSVGDKQYGSQFDHMGVVAAPSLLPNPKSGGSSTKQKSEKTRYSDRQRRQRIADNLKALHELLPTPHVGSQAYILDDIIDYVKYLQIQVKELSGSKLQADSNSIPLVFHEGYGHYIKEQVLNEPLEEIMGNLLEVNSAATCQLLENKGM